One Paraburkholderia dioscoreae DNA segment encodes these proteins:
- a CDS encoding transposase → MIPLSDEQWGCISHYFENQPKHRVGRPRSCPRAVLNGILWVLINNEKWQNLPSSYPASQTCYLKWLEWKRTGLIAKVLSELGIAGDFDVRTTRR, encoded by the coding sequence ATGATTCCTCTCTCGGATGAGCAGTGGGGCTGCATTTCGCATTATTTTGAAAATCAACCAAAGCACCGTGTCGGCAGACCTCGGTCCTGCCCTCGCGCCGTCCTTAATGGCATTCTTTGGGTTTTGATTAATAACGAAAAGTGGCAAAATTTGCCGTCCTCATATCCAGCATCCCAGACGTGCTACCTGAAATGGCTGGAGTGGAAGCGAACTGGACTGATTGCCAAGGTGCTATCGGAACTGGGCATCGCCGGAGATTTCGACGTGAGGACGACGCGTCGATGA